CTTGGCGGGCTGTTCCGAATCGTCGGTCGGGTCAGGCTCGATGCGCGCGACGAACTTCGGTCGCTGCTTTCGGATCTCCCCCAGGCCGCTGTGGGAGAAGCATCCGATGCCGAACTGTGCCTGCGCGCCTACGCCGCCTGGGGCGACGCGTTCCTGGATCGCCTCACCGGCGACTTCTGCTTTGTGTTGTGGGACGGCGCGCGCAAGCGGATGATCTGTGCCCGCGACCAGCTCGGCATACGGTCGCTTTTTCATGCCGAGGTCGGGGGGGCGTGGTTTGTCAGCGACTCGCTGGACTGGATTGCCGCACAGACCGTTGTTGCGCGCGACCTCGACGATACATGGATCGCCGATTTTCTGACCGTTGGTCATTCTCTGGAGTCCGAGCGAACGGTCTATCGGCATATTCGGCGGCTGGCCCCGGCGCATGTGCTGACGATCTCCGGAACCCGCGCCGCGACGCGCCGATACTGGCGACTGGAAATTGGGGATCCCCTTTACTTTCGGGACCGACGCCAATACACCGAGGGCTTCTTCGATCTTTTGTCGAAATCGATTGCCGACCGCTTGCCTGCTGGCAGGGTCGGCATCGCCATGAGCGGCGGCCTCGATTCAACCACGCTTGCAGCCTGTGCAGTGCATGTGACGGGAGATGCCTCGCGTGTTGTGGCCGAATGCCTTGATTTCGAGCAGTTTGAATCTGCGAGAGAAAGACACTTCAGTTCACTGGCGGCCGAGCGGCTTGGCGTCGAGCTTCGGCACCGGCAGAGCGACGATCTTGTCTACGACACACAGTGGTGGGCGAGGACGACAACAACGCCGGAGCCGTCGGACCTGATCACGACTGCCCATTTCGACCGTGAGGTCGTGTGCGAACGGGCGAAAAGAGCATCCGTCTGGTTCTATGGGGAAGGGCCGGACAATGCCCTCGTCTTTGAGCGAAACGACTATCTGTCATGGCTGGTCGGCCGGCGGGACTGGCGGCGACTGGCGGAGGCCGGCGTGTTCTATTTTCACGTCAAAGGATTGGCGGGATGGTGGGAAACGCTCACGCGCTATACCAGACGCCGCCATCACACCGATGATTCCGTTGGCGTGCCGCCGTGGATTGCCCCATCCCTTGCCCGTCACGTGGACTTGGAACGGCGGTTTGCCAGCGCGACAAGTCCAGGCGGTTTCGGAGCGGGTCTGGTCCCGCGCCATCCCTGGCGCCCGGGAGCCGTAGCCGGATTCAACAATCCCATATGGCCGGCCGTATTCGCTGACTACGAATTCGAGGAATCCCTGGGACCTCTCGCCCTGCGTCATCCGTTTCTCGACTTGCGTGTCCTCGAATTCATGTTGTCGGTACCGACGCTGCCGTGGGCCAGGGAAAAGATGCTGTTGCGCGAAGCCATGCGAGGGCAGCTTCCGGACGAGGTGCTCGCGCGCAGGAAAACGCCCCACGAGTCCACGCTGCCGTTTGGCCACGGACTTCCAAGCCTGTCGCGCGACGGGTACCTGGATCGCTACGTCGACATTTCGATCGTATCGGCCGGGAACTGGTCCGGGCGCCTGCGGGGCAAAGCTCTCGCCGTTCACGTTCTCGATCACTGGCTGACGAGAAGGCGTCTTGGCGGTGTCATTTCTCAGTGACGGCCCTCGACGAGAGGTCAGCGATCCGCCCTCTGCTACTTCGTCCGCGGATGTCCTAGGCCTTACGAATGCTGACAGTTTCGACGATTGGCAAGAGATCCGCACGACGGGTTGCGTGCGGATTCAGCGGTGAAGTGGTGCTGCTGCACTTCGACAAGGGGCGCTATTTCGGCTTCCGGGGCATGGGAACGGCAATTTGGAATAGTCTCGATGTGTCGAGGGCGATCGCGGACGTTTGCGACGATGTTGCGGCGCAGTTCGATGTCGATCCGGCCGTCTGCCTGGATCATGCGGTCAGGTTCCTGGCGAACCTCCAGGAGGTCGGCCTCATCGACGTCGTTGGTTGACCATTCAGGACAGCTATTTGTACCTGTTTTGGTGCTGCATTCATACCGCATTTGAGGTGCAATATGTTTGCGCTCCGTCAGAGTATCATGCTACCTCTCCCAAGGGATTGGGTGTGTGGTTGCCTGTTATCGTTCCTTTGTTGCGGGCAGGGAGGAGAACTTTATGGATGCGCGGCACAATTGCGATGAGGATGACAGGGGCGTGAAATCACCCCCGAAAAGACCTTACGCCGAGCCGGTGCTCCAGGTTTTGGGCACCTTCAGTGAACTGACACTGACCGTTGGAAGCCGTGGGAATAACGATGGTGGCAGGCTGAGCGGCAGAAAAAGCACGCGGGCTTAAGGCGTCTGGCATCGTCGACTGTCTCGACGATCGTGCGACTACCTTTGCCTCCGTCCCACTCAAGGCGTAACCATAGCTGAGAATGGGGAAGCTGCGGGCGGACATGGTTTTCAGGTTGGCGCTGTTTCGCAAGCGGATGCCGGCTTCAGCCCGGCCTTCGACCGGCAGCGTTGAATTCAAGCTTCTCTGTCTTGTTGCACGCCCAGAGCCTGACCTCGGTGAGGCCCGGAAAATACTCAGCGCCGGCGTCGACTTCGGGGAACTCTTCAGGCTTGGCGAGTACCACGGAGTCCGCCCGCAGCTTGTCGAGAGTCTCTATCGGATGTCTTGGGAAGTCGTGCCTGAGGCAACGAGAAACACTTTTGAGAATTTCCGGCGGGTTCACGGCGCACGTGCGCTGCTCGTAACCCGGGAACTTTGCCGCTTGTCCGAGGTATTCGCCAAGGCGGGTCTCCGGTTTGCCACCTTCAAGGGACCGACCCTGGCAGCGCTTCTCCATGGAGACGTGTCGCGCCGGGAATATGTCGATGTCGACATCATCGTGCCCAAGCAGCAGATAGACGATGCCGAGCGGCTGCTCGGCGGGCTCGGCTATCGCGCCGCCGATGGAACGCAAGCGCACCGGCAGGCATTTCTGGCCCACTTGCGACAGTATGCTTTCGTTCACCCCGACAGCGATCTCGCGGTCGACCTCCATTGGAGCTTTACCGGCACCCATGTGCCGTTTCCCTTGACGCCTGCCGCTGTCTGGCAGGATCTCGACACCGTACTGATCGGCAATCGCGCCGTTCCCACACCTTCGATCGAAAACCTTGCTCTGTTGCTGGCCGGCCATGGAACGAAGGAAGCCTGGCGGTGCTTGGGGTGGACCTGCGATTTCGCCACGCTGATCGACCGCTACCCGGACCTCGATTGGCTTGGCATTCATGAGCGTGCCAGGGCGCATCGATGCGGCGACACGATCCTGCTGGGCTGCGCGATGGCGCAGGAGTTGGCCGGCACACCCGTCCCACGGCCTCTGCTCGGCCTGCTTGAGAAGAGTGATCGGGTTCGCTTCCTTGTTGCACGGCTGGCAGGGGACTTGAGGGAAGGCCTGCCTGATCCCGCAGAGCAGGAGAATTTTTCGGATTTCCATCTTTGTGAACGCCGGATCGACAAGATCGAGGGTGCGTTGAGGCTGGCACTCACCCGGACCTCTGGGGACTACGACGCGATGAAGCTTCCGCAAATACTTTGGCCTGTGTACTACGCCACGCGACCTTTCCGCCTCGCGGCCAAGGCGCTGACCGCCCTTGGTCGGAGGGCTGGAAGCTGATCGGCGACCACGAGCCTTGAATGGGTCCTTCCGACCAGATGCTGTCGGGGGCTCGCTGAGCCCGACGCTGCCCCGCCGCAAGCCGATGTCGTCCTTTGCCATTTGAGAATGTAGGAAGGCTCAAGGGGTGGTCTTTTGCATTCTGTAGAGGGCGGATCGCCCTAAAACCCCGATTCTACGCATGTTCTCTCGTTGTCCATACCGAAAACTCCATGCACTGGCGTGAGGGGCGGGATCGAGTGGGCTGAGCCTCCATGATCGCGTTTCTGAGCCTCGCCCTGCATGTCCTGATCTCTCCGTTCAAGACGCGGGCGCGGTTGGAAGCGGAGATTGTGATGCTGCAGCATCAGTTGAAGGTGCTGCGCCGACGTGTCCCCTCGAAGCCCAAATTGTCGGTCGCCGACCGACTGCTCTTCGTCTGGCTCTATCGGCTGTTCCCGTCGGTGTTGAACGCCGTCACTATTCTTCAGCCCGAGACGTTAATCCGTTGGCATCGGGCGGGCTTCTGCCTGTACTGGCGCTGGAAGTCGCGCTCTCGTGGCGGCCAGCCAAAGGTTCCAATCGAGATCCGGCGTCTGATCCGCGACATGAGCCTGGCCAACCGGCTGTGGGGCGCGCCGCGGATCCATGGCGAACTGCTCAAGCTCGGGATCGACATCGCGCAGTCGACGGTCGCCAAGTATATGGCGAGGAACGGGCGAGGGCGGTCGCAGACTTGGAAGACCTTTCTGCACAATCATTCGACCGGCATCGCCGCCATGGATTTCCTGGTCGCGCCGACGATTGGTTTCAAGCTGCTCTTCGTCTTGGTCATTCTCCGGCATCAGCGCCGGTGGCTGATATCGCTCACGGTGACGACCAATCCGACGGCGGAATGGATCGCTCGCCAGATCACCGAAGCCTTCCCTTGGGATGAAGCGCCAAAATACCTGATCCGGGATCGTGACGCGTCCTACGGCCATGCCGTCACCAGGCGTCTTGCAGTCATGGGCATCCGTGATCACCCGACGGCGCCGCGCTCACCTTGGCAAAACGGGCACGCGGAGCGGTTGATCGGATCGATCCGGCGGGAATGCCTCGATCACATCGTCGTCTTCGGCGAGGCCCATCTGCGCCGGATCCTTGCGGCCTACGCCGGCTATTAAAATGAAGTCCGGACGCATTTATCTCTGTCCAAGGATTCTCCGGGCCATCGGTCCGTGCAGCGGTACGGCCAAGTCGTCACGGGGCCGATTCTCGGCGGACTTCATCATCAATATTGCCGGATGTAGTATTCAGTAGGCACAGCTGCGCCGAGTATTCCCTGTGCTTTCTCGGTGGTTTCGACTTTTGAGCAAGCACAGCTAGCCAGCTGTTGCGCAGATGCCAGATGCAGCGTCCGCATGAAACACTCGGCGATTGCATAATGGAGGAAGAATTGTGAAGCGGTGCGTCTGGATGATCCAAACGTCGAAGGATCAGGCAGCGAGCAAACCGCTTGTCACTGAGTCGAATGGCCTGTGGGCGCGCTCGCTCGTGGCCTTTCTCCGATCAGCTAAACCACCAAAGGGGGCACGACCTCATTGAGCGCGCCATCTGGCCGCTCGCCGCGCAAGACTTGAAGGACGGAACGGGCCGCGGCCGTTTCGATGTCGCGCCGGACGCCGGCGACGGCCGAACCCATGTGGCCGGTGAACAGCGTGCGTTCGGTCTGTTGCAGGAGGGCCGGCGGCGGTTTGTCTGGCCGCGAGCTCAGGCGCCAGTCCTCGAAGGCGAAGACATCGGCAGCATACCCGCCGAGGCGCCCGGCGGCGAGCGCGCGGGCCACGGCCTCTTCGTCGACCACAGATCCGCGTCCAACGTTCACGAGGAGCACACCGGACTTCATCTTCGCCAGCACCTGCTCGTCGATCAACTCCCGGCTGTCCGGCGTGAGGGGCGTCGCGAGTATCACGATGTCGGCGGTGACGAGCAGTTCTTCGAGGCACGTCTTCTGCGCGTCCACAGATGGCGCCGGTGCTGGGTCAAAGAATAAAAGCCGCGCATCGAATCCAGACAGCCGGCGGGCGATCGCGCGGCCGACCGCGCCGAAACCCACGATGCCAACCGTCGCCCCGGTCAGCCCCATCCCATAAAGCACCGGGCGCCAGCCACGGAAGCCGCCGCTGCGCACCCAGCGGTCGCCGGCCGCGATGTGGCGCGCCAACCCAATGGTGAGGCCGACAGCAAGTTCGGCGGTCGGCGCCGTCAGCAGGTCGGGGACGGCTGTGATCCAGACGCCACGCC
This DNA window, taken from Reyranella humidisoli, encodes the following:
- a CDS encoding asparagine synthase-related protein encodes the protein MFAAIFNIDGRPVDHRRFEVAGHDFESLDPAGHIAFVCSKAGPLAATGEAIGIRGLGGLFRIVGRVRLDARDELRSLLSDLPQAAVGEASDAELCLRAYAAWGDAFLDRLTGDFCFVLWDGARKRMICARDQLGIRSLFHAEVGGAWFVSDSLDWIAAQTVVARDLDDTWIADFLTVGHSLESERTVYRHIRRLAPAHVLTISGTRAATRRYWRLEIGDPLYFRDRRQYTEGFFDLLSKSIADRLPAGRVGIAMSGGLDSTTLAACAVHVTGDASRVVAECLDFEQFESARERHFSSLAAERLGVELRHRQSDDLVYDTQWWARTTTTPEPSDLITTAHFDREVVCERAKRASVWFYGEGPDNALVFERNDYLSWLVGRRDWRRLAEAGVFYFHVKGLAGWWETLTRYTRRRHHTDDSVGVPPWIAPSLARHVDLERRFASATSPGGFGAGLVPRHPWRPGAVAGFNNPIWPAVFADYEFEESLGPLALRHPFLDLRVLEFMLSVPTLPWAREKMLLREAMRGQLPDEVLARRKTPHESTLPFGHGLPSLSRDGYLDRYVDISIVSAGNWSGRLRGKALAVHVLDHWLTRRRLGGVISQ
- a CDS encoding PqqD family protein, translating into MLTVSTIGKRSARRVACGFSGEVVLLHFDKGRYFGFRGMGTAIWNSLDVSRAIADVCDDVAAQFDVDPAVCLDHAVRFLANLQEVGLIDVVG
- a CDS encoding nucleotidyltransferase domain-containing protein yields the protein MVFRLALFRKRMPASARPSTGSVEFKLLCLVARPEPDLGEARKILSAGVDFGELFRLGEYHGVRPQLVESLYRMSWEVVPEATRNTFENFRRVHGARALLVTRELCRLSEVFAKAGLRFATFKGPTLAALLHGDVSRREYVDVDIIVPKQQIDDAERLLGGLGYRAADGTQAHRQAFLAHLRQYAFVHPDSDLAVDLHWSFTGTHVPFPLTPAAVWQDLDTVLIGNRAVPTPSIENLALLLAGHGTKEAWRCLGWTCDFATLIDRYPDLDWLGIHERARAHRCGDTILLGCAMAQELAGTPVPRPLLGLLEKSDRVRFLVARLAGDLREGLPDPAEQENFSDFHLCERRIDKIEGALRLALTRTSGDYDAMKLPQILWPVYYATRPFRLAAKALTALGRRAGS
- a CDS encoding integrase core domain-containing protein, whose product is MIAFLSLALHVLISPFKTRARLEAEIVMLQHQLKVLRRRVPSKPKLSVADRLLFVWLYRLFPSVLNAVTILQPETLIRWHRAGFCLYWRWKSRSRGGQPKVPIEIRRLIRDMSLANRLWGAPRIHGELLKLGIDIAQSTVAKYMARNGRGRSQTWKTFLHNHSTGIAAMDFLVAPTIGFKLLFVLVILRHQRRWLISLTVTTNPTAEWIARQITEAFPWDEAPKYLIRDRDASYGHAVTRRLAVMGIRDHPTAPRSPWQNGHAERLIGSIRRECLDHIVVFGEAHLRRILAAYAGY
- a CDS encoding phosphonate dehydrogenase, whose translation is MNGKPVVVITHRVHPEVIELLTPRATLVANETADSWPRETVRAHCRNADAMIAFMPDHVGDAFLAACPRLRIVACALKGFDNFDVAACTRRGVWITAVPDLLTAPTAELAVGLTIGLARHIAAGDRWVRSGGFRGWRPVLYGMGLTGATVGIVGFGAVGRAIARRLSGFDARLLFFDPAPAPSVDAQKTCLEELLVTADIVILATPLTPDSRELIDEQVLAKMKSGVLLVNVGRGSVVDEEAVARALAAGRLGGYAADVFAFEDWRLSSRPDKPPPALLQQTERTLFTGHMGSAVAGVRRDIETAAARSVLQVLRGERPDGALNEVVPPLVV